The Streptomyces sannanensis genome includes the window AGCTGGAGCGGCGCAACATCCCCCGGTTCTCTGTCGCAGGACTGCCACCGCTGGCCGCGCTGGAGTTCCAGTACCTGCTTCAGATCCGCACCGACCAGCGCCGCTCGAAGGTGATCCCCAGCGCCTGGGTCCGCGCGGTGAACACCGTCATCGCCGAAGGCGTCACCTCCGTACGCGACCGCACGGCACAGCACTGGGGCCAGCTGTCCCCCCACCACACCACCGTCCGCCAGCTCTTCACAGACATGCTGGAGGCCCTCGGCGACCTCGACGGCCCCGCTGAGGAGTGGGACAGGGACGTGTGGCGCCCGGACCGGCTCGGCTTCAGCGTCGAAGAACGCCAGCGGGTCGCCCCGCTGGACTTCACCGGCATCACCCAGCCCTGGCTGCGGGAGACGGTCAAGCGCTACCTGCGGCTGCGGCTCGCCCGGACGGAACTGCGGACGGCCGCGCGCAACCTCAACGACTTCGTCCAGTTCTCCCGGTTCATCGCGGAAGCCCGTCCGGACCGGCAGCACGATCCAGCCGTCCTGGACCGGCCGTTGCTGGAGTCCTACATCGGCTGGGTCGGCCGCAGGACTGTGGAGAAGAAGGGCGCGTACTGCGGGCGGCCGCTGACCCCGAGCAGCCGCAGCCGCCTGCTGTCCGTGGTGGCCACGCTGCTCGAAACGTGGCGCCGCTACCACTGGCAGCCCGTGCTGCCGCCCGACGCCCGCATCCATCAGGACGAGTACCCGCGGCCCCGCGGGTTGAAGGCCAACTTCATCGACGAGCATCTGATGGAGCAGATCGAGTCCGAGGAGAACCTGGCCCTGCTCGATCCGGAGACTCGTGCCCTGGTGCTGATCTGCCGGGACGAGGGCCTGCGCATCAGTGAAGCGTTGATCCTTAAGACCGACTGCCTGAAGAAGACGCCGTCCGGCCGCTGGGCGCTGGTCCACTACAAGAGCAAGGACAAGAGCTTCCGGGCGATCCCCGCCTCCCGAGCCGTGGTGGACGCGATCCGCGAGCAGCACGGCCGGGTCCGGGAACGGTTCGGCGACGCGTGCCGGTGGCTGTTTCCGAAGGTCAGCGGCAACCCGGACGGGAAGTACCCGATGCCCTACGGCACGGCCGACACCCGCTTCGACGCCTGGCTGCAGCGCATCCGGCTCATCGACTCCAACGGCGACCCTGCGATCGTCAACTGGCATCAGTTCCGGCACACGCTGGGCGCACGCATGGCGAACGCGGGCGTATCCGGCCGCACCGTCCGCGAGATCCTGGGCCATACCTCCTGGGAGATGCAGGAGCACTACTCGCGCATCGCGGACGAGACCCTTCGCCGCGAGTACGAGGAGAAGTACGAGGTGCGCTTCAACCTCAAGGGCGAGGCCGTCAAGGTCCGCGCTGATGCCGACCTGTCTGGCGTCGAGTGGCTCGCCGAGAAGATCGGCCGCCGCCTTCACGCGGTGGCTGGCGGCTGGTGCGGGCGGCACATCTCACGCCCCTGCCCGAAGACCGCGGCTGATGGTTGCTACTTCTGCCAGGACTTCCAGAGCGATCGGCAGTTCCTGCCGGTTCACCGCGACACCCTCGCCCGCACGCGCGAGCTCCAGGCCGATGCCACGGCAGCCGGCCGGTCGCGAACCGCCGAGGTCAACGAAAGACTGGCAGCCGCAGTCGAGCACGCCATCACGCGTATCACCGACCAGGAGTACGACGAGCTGTCGCCGAACGACGCCGGGGCAAGCCGCGACGCAACGGAGAGGACCGCCGATGCGGGCTGACAACTCGGCGCACCTGGCCGAAGCCGCACAACAGCGACGTCTCGCCTGCATCGAGCGCGTCCACGCCGTCCTGGACACCCTGGAGCGTGACGGCGGGGCGGTGACCGTCGCCGGCGTCGCCGCCCGGTCCGGCGTGTCCCGGACCTTCCTTTACGACGCTGCCCAGGCGTCACTGCTCGCCCGACTGCGCGGCCTCGCCGGCAAGCAGCCCGCCACGGGGCGCCCTGCTCTGCCCGATCAGCAGCGAATCACCACCAAGTCGCACGAGACGGTGGTCAGAGCGCTACGGGACGCCAACCGCAAACTGCACGAGGAGAACGAACGACTCCGCAACGAACTCGCCGTGGCCCTCGGACAACTCCGTGATCTCCGCCGGGGCTTTCCAGTTGAATGAGGGCCTTTCAGGACCCGTTCGGAGTTCTGATCAACACCTGCAGCGCCTTCACCAGACGCGCCGCGTCCTTCTCGCCGAGCGGGGCGAGGAACTCGCGTTCCGCCGCCTCGCGGGCGTCCTCCGCATCGGCCCGCACCTTTCTGCCCCGCTCCGTCAACTCAACGACGTTGCGGCGGCGGTCCTCCTCACTGCGGCGCCGCTCCACCAACCCCTTGCCCTCCAGCGCGTCGACGAGCGCAACCATCGTCGTGCGATCCACGCCCAGCCGCCGCGCGGCCTCCAGTTGCGACAGCGGGCGGCCAGCCGCCAGCACCGCGAGCGCCGCCAACTCCCGCGCGTCCAGCCCGAACGGGGCCAGGACGGGCCCTGCGTGCTTAGCCAGTTGGAGCTGCGCGTGCTTGAGCAGGTATCCCAGTCGCGTGCCGAGCAGTTCCTCGACCGCGGCCCCGTCGTCGTCATTCTCCGCCATCCCAAAATCTTAACCACCCCCTGATAGTCAGCAGAGCTGACGATCAGCTACGGTGATGGTCATGCTCATTGATGCAGCCCGCTGCACGCTCCGCTTCGGCGTCAAGACGACGCCCATGCACCTGGCCTACGACGACATCCTCCGCGTCTGGGAGGAGGCCGACGAACTGCCCGAACTCGACGACGCCTGGCTGTGGGACCACCTGATGCCACTG containing:
- a CDS encoding tyrosine-type recombinase/integrase, with product MSADGGMAAVVPFPGDPQVAALLSVVSSCLRKNASRGLCAEHDLAWRKAGRPDREAWIADPANWPAGLSLDVASCRVGGCPYSGGLSRLCDLHLADWNGLHSRGRRIGVIEYAAAAPVLDRPAVGPCSFPACGYGVSRHQLCDGHHYRWAKIGRPPLAEFPAELERRNIPRFSVAGLPPLAALEFQYLLQIRTDQRRSKVIPSAWVRAVNTVIAEGVTSVRDRTAQHWGQLSPHHTTVRQLFTDMLEALGDLDGPAEEWDRDVWRPDRLGFSVEERQRVAPLDFTGITQPWLRETVKRYLRLRLARTELRTAARNLNDFVQFSRFIAEARPDRQHDPAVLDRPLLESYIGWVGRRTVEKKGAYCGRPLTPSSRSRLLSVVATLLETWRRYHWQPVLPPDARIHQDEYPRPRGLKANFIDEHLMEQIESEENLALLDPETRALVLICRDEGLRISEALILKTDCLKKTPSGRWALVHYKSKDKSFRAIPASRAVVDAIREQHGRVRERFGDACRWLFPKVSGNPDGKYPMPYGTADTRFDAWLQRIRLIDSNGDPAIVNWHQFRHTLGARMANAGVSGRTVREILGHTSWEMQEHYSRIADETLRREYEEKYEVRFNLKGEAVKVRADADLSGVEWLAEKIGRRLHAVAGGWCGRHISRPCPKTAADGCYFCQDFQSDRQFLPVHRDTLARTRELQADATAAGRSRTAEVNERLAAAVEHAITRITDQEYDELSPNDAGASRDATERTADAG
- a CDS encoding DUF6262 family protein; amino-acid sequence: MRADNSAHLAEAAQQRRLACIERVHAVLDTLERDGGAVTVAGVAARSGVSRTFLYDAAQASLLARLRGLAGKQPATGRPALPDQQRITTKSHETVVRALRDANRKLHEENERLRNELAVALGQLRDLRRGFPVE
- a CDS encoding MarR family winged helix-turn-helix transcriptional regulator: MAENDDDGAAVEELLGTRLGYLLKHAQLQLAKHAGPVLAPFGLDARELAALAVLAAGRPLSQLEAARRLGVDRTTMVALVDALEGKGLVERRRSEEDRRRNVVELTERGRKVRADAEDAREAAEREFLAPLGEKDAARLVKALQVLIRTPNGS